A single region of the Streptomyces sp. AM 4-1-1 genome encodes:
- a CDS encoding aldo/keto reductase encodes MLYDKYSGGQRSHTVIGRFAMEFSGQVPRRRLGAEGPEVPVLGLGSWNTWDRMDKEASVELVREAVGRGVNLFDVAHYNFGPHAENAVTDVLFGETVRAAGVAREDYLLCGKLWLWEYPAASFAGQLDVSLDRVGTDRADFVVAGDFLGDLDIPRVVTDIAELVRAGRFDSWGVNNWSADDVWAARRFALAEGMVPPAFAQLKYSLARRSVADGEPYGRLFTEAGMGLQASDVFEGGILVGKLRPQRKIGADPGDIRDRIRESFPRVQEVAERFGATPAQLAVAFCLAHPAAGSVLFGASSLRQFQDNLGALDLLERHGDELRGAVDGLWADRDVVDPGASWGTDVPERG; translated from the coding sequence ATGCTATACGATAAGTATTCCGGCGGCCAGAGGTCGCACACCGTCATCGGGAGGTTCGCGATGGAGTTCTCAGGGCAGGTGCCCCGGCGCCGACTCGGCGCGGAAGGTCCTGAGGTCCCGGTTCTGGGCCTCGGCTCGTGGAACACCTGGGACCGCATGGACAAGGAAGCGTCCGTCGAGCTGGTGCGCGAGGCGGTCGGCCGGGGGGTCAACCTCTTCGACGTGGCCCACTACAACTTCGGTCCGCACGCGGAGAACGCCGTGACCGACGTGCTGTTCGGAGAGACGGTACGCGCGGCGGGGGTCGCGCGCGAAGACTATCTGCTGTGCGGAAAGCTCTGGCTGTGGGAGTACCCGGCGGCCTCCTTCGCCGGCCAGCTGGACGTCTCCCTGGACCGGGTCGGCACGGACCGGGCGGACTTCGTGGTCGCCGGGGACTTCCTCGGTGACCTGGACATCCCCCGGGTGGTCACCGACATCGCCGAGCTGGTCCGGGCCGGCCGGTTCGACTCCTGGGGGGTCAACAACTGGTCCGCGGACGATGTGTGGGCCGCTCGCCGGTTCGCCCTCGCCGAAGGCATGGTGCCGCCCGCCTTCGCCCAGCTCAAGTACAGTCTGGCCCGCCGCTCGGTGGCGGACGGCGAGCCCTACGGACGGCTGTTCACCGAGGCCGGGATGGGGCTCCAGGCGTCGGACGTGTTCGAGGGCGGCATCCTCGTCGGCAAGCTGCGGCCGCAGCGCAAGATCGGCGCCGATCCGGGTGACATCCGGGACCGCATCCGGGAGTCCTTCCCGCGGGTCCAGGAGGTGGCCGAGCGGTTCGGAGCGACGCCCGCACAGCTCGCCGTCGCCTTCTGCCTGGCCCACCCCGCCGCCGGTTCGGTGCTGTTCGGGGCCAGCAGCCTGCGCCAGTTCCAGGACAACCTCGGCGCCCTCGACCTGCTGGAACGCCACGGTGACGAGTTGCGCGGGGCGGTCGACGGGCTCTGGGCCGACCGCGACGTGGTGGACCCCGGGGCGTCCTGGGGGACGGACGTGCCCGAGCGCGGGTGA
- a CDS encoding methyltransferase, whose translation MPLRPDSADPSGPADIVNVAVGYMAAKQLFAASEAGLFAALSEGPATAADLAARVGIPERTARILADSMAGLGLLTRTEGSYANTPSTLRYLAGAGDDVDLRPFLGFLDSISYGHWLGFGETTRTAKPAELDLGGDRIGTFMAGVMTYNALHARMLAENYDFAGHRRVLDFGGLSGSFLGEALRSAPELRGTFFSAGELVEPARGTLADAGAGDRVEIVEGDILTGDIPSGFDLVLLEHVAHRFDAEQNQRIIERARAAAEPGATLLLLDFFLDSDEEQRAIDALHAGEYLVIDGTTVYPEDEVRGWLRAGGWEPVETRALPGSPRIIIAEAR comes from the coding sequence ATGCCGCTTCGTCCGGACAGCGCCGACCCCTCGGGTCCCGCCGACATCGTGAACGTGGCCGTCGGTTACATGGCCGCCAAACAGCTCTTCGCCGCCAGTGAGGCCGGGCTGTTCGCGGCCCTCTCGGAAGGCCCCGCGACCGCCGCGGACCTCGCCGCCCGCGTCGGCATACCCGAGCGCACCGCCCGTATCCTCGCCGACTCCATGGCGGGCCTCGGACTGCTCACCCGTACGGAGGGCAGTTACGCCAACACCCCCAGCACCCTGCGCTACCTCGCCGGGGCGGGGGACGACGTCGACCTGCGGCCGTTCCTCGGCTTCCTCGACTCCATCAGCTACGGCCACTGGCTCGGCTTCGGCGAGACCACCCGGACGGCGAAGCCGGCCGAGCTGGATCTCGGCGGCGACCGGATCGGCACCTTCATGGCCGGCGTCATGACGTACAACGCCCTGCACGCCAGGATGCTCGCGGAGAACTACGACTTCGCCGGCCACCGGCGGGTGCTGGACTTCGGCGGACTCTCCGGCTCCTTCCTCGGCGAGGCGCTGCGCTCGGCACCCGAGCTGCGCGGCACCTTCTTCTCCGCGGGCGAACTGGTCGAGCCCGCGCGCGGAACCCTGGCCGACGCGGGCGCCGGGGACCGGGTGGAGATCGTCGAGGGCGACATCCTCACCGGCGACATCCCCTCCGGCTTCGACCTGGTCCTGCTCGAACACGTCGCGCACCGCTTCGACGCCGAGCAGAACCAGCGCATCATCGAGCGGGCCCGTGCCGCGGCCGAGCCCGGCGCCACGCTGCTGCTGCTCGACTTCTTCCTCGACTCGGACGAGGAGCAGCGTGCCATCGACGCCCTTCACGCCGGTGAGTACCTGGTGATCGACGGCACCACCGTCTACCCCGAGGACGAGGTCCGCGGCTGGCTCCGGGCCGGCGGCTGGGAGCCCGTCGAGACCCGTGCGCTGCCGGGCAGCCCGCGCATCATCATCGCGGAGGCCCGATGA
- a CDS encoding SDR family NAD(P)-dependent oxidoreductase: MTAPARTVLVTGGASGIGRAVAQAFAEGGDRVAVADVDAEAAARTAKEIGATAVTVDVTDPASVTAGVERVAELLGPIDVLVNNAGIVAGGGLLVDLDLDIFDKVVAVNLRGTFTVTRTVAAGMIEAGRKGCIVNISSIGARQPTPGLGHYEATKAAVDALTRTAALELAGHGIRVNGVAPGPVHTPMTAGLMDDPDARGAWEARIPLGRIATTDDITPMVAFLASDRAAHITGTVVQVDGGQLLT; encoded by the coding sequence ATGACCGCCCCGGCCCGCACCGTCCTGGTCACCGGCGGCGCGAGCGGCATCGGCCGGGCCGTGGCCCAGGCGTTCGCCGAGGGCGGCGACCGCGTGGCCGTCGCGGACGTCGACGCGGAGGCGGCGGCCCGGACCGCGAAGGAGATCGGTGCCACGGCCGTCACCGTGGACGTCACCGATCCGGCGTCGGTCACCGCCGGGGTCGAGCGGGTGGCCGAACTCCTCGGCCCGATCGATGTCCTGGTGAACAACGCGGGCATCGTCGCCGGCGGAGGACTCCTGGTCGACCTGGACCTGGACATCTTCGACAAGGTCGTCGCGGTGAACCTGCGCGGCACGTTCACCGTCACCCGTACCGTCGCGGCCGGGATGATCGAAGCCGGGCGCAAGGGCTGCATCGTCAACATCAGCTCGATCGGCGCCCGGCAGCCCACCCCGGGTCTCGGGCACTACGAGGCCACCAAGGCCGCCGTGGACGCCCTCACCCGCACCGCCGCCCTGGAGCTGGCCGGGCACGGGATCAGGGTCAACGGGGTGGCCCCCGGGCCGGTGCACACACCGATGACGGCCGGGCTGATGGACGATCCGGACGCGCGCGGGGCGTGGGAGGCCCGCATCCCCCTGGGCAGGATCGCCACCACGGACGACATCACCCCGATGGTCGCCTTCCTCGCCTCGGACCGGGCCGCGCACATCACGGGCACCGTCGTGCAGGTCGACGGCGGCCAGCTGCTGACCTGA
- a CDS encoding GntR family transcriptional regulator, whose product MSPQKSTATSASKAELSYELLRSRILDGTYSPGYRLVVNQLARETGVSTIPLREAVRRLQSDGLVEVVRNIGARVAEFDATQVEHSLQILARLEGYATRISAPHMEPGHIAESRRINVGMTEALENFDPASFTALNRDFHFSIYLHCPDRRLKALLESEWARLDHMRRSTFTYVPGRARRSVEEHERMLDLIAMDADPHEIERVACNHKIATAEALHDVQKPQ is encoded by the coding sequence GTGAGTCCGCAGAAGAGCACGGCCACATCGGCGTCGAAGGCGGAGCTCAGTTACGAGCTGTTGCGGTCCCGCATCCTGGACGGGACCTACAGCCCCGGCTACCGGCTCGTCGTGAACCAGCTGGCCAGAGAGACCGGGGTCAGCACCATCCCGCTGCGCGAAGCGGTGCGCAGACTGCAGTCCGACGGGCTGGTGGAGGTGGTGCGCAACATCGGCGCCCGGGTGGCCGAGTTCGACGCGACACAGGTGGAGCACTCCCTTCAGATCCTGGCCCGGCTGGAGGGCTACGCGACCAGGATCTCCGCGCCGCACATGGAACCCGGGCACATCGCCGAGTCGCGACGGATCAACGTCGGGATGACCGAGGCACTGGAGAACTTCGACCCGGCCTCCTTCACCGCGCTCAACCGGGATTTCCACTTCTCCATCTACCTCCACTGCCCCGACCGGCGCCTGAAGGCGCTGCTGGAGTCGGAGTGGGCGCGGCTGGACCACATGCGCCGCTCCACCTTCACGTACGTCCCCGGACGGGCCCGCCGCTCGGTCGAGGAGCACGAGCGGATGCTCGACCTGATCGCCATGGACGCCGACCCCCACGAGATCGAGCGGGTCGCCTGCAATCACAAGATCGCCACGGCCGAGGCCCTGCACGACGTGCAGAAGCCGCAGTAG
- a CDS encoding alpha/beta fold hydrolase, producing MPDREGLAVRTFTPDRPADVPPVLLVHGFGSDGKTDWVDTGMAAALTAAGRTVIVPDLRGHGATPAPATAGDVTADRCADDLLAVLDAAGAGTVDIVAYSLGARLTWALADAAPGRVRRAVLGGLGPAEPFEAVDVTALHRAVAGEEEPADPFTSFIAGMVRAHGEAAAGLALCVEGLRRTPFRPSPWAGPVAPVLVVGTDDMMVRGTDEIIGVLGAAELVTVSGDHQQVLIGDEFRHTVVKVLAQ from the coding sequence ATGCCTGACCGTGAAGGACTGGCGGTCCGTACGTTCACTCCGGACCGCCCCGCGGACGTCCCGCCGGTCCTCCTGGTGCACGGTTTCGGCTCGGACGGAAAGACGGACTGGGTGGACACCGGCATGGCCGCCGCGCTCACCGCTGCCGGGCGGACCGTGATCGTCCCGGACCTCAGGGGCCACGGCGCGACCCCGGCTCCGGCGACGGCCGGTGACGTGACCGCCGACAGATGCGCCGACGACCTCCTCGCGGTGCTCGACGCCGCCGGGGCCGGGACCGTCGACATCGTGGCGTACTCGCTGGGCGCCAGGCTCACCTGGGCACTCGCCGACGCGGCACCCGGCCGGGTGCGCCGCGCGGTGCTGGGCGGTCTCGGTCCGGCCGAGCCGTTCGAGGCGGTGGACGTGACGGCCCTTCACCGCGCCGTCGCGGGCGAGGAGGAGCCCGCCGACCCGTTCACCTCGTTCATCGCGGGCATGGTCCGTGCCCACGGGGAGGCGGCCGCCGGTCTGGCGCTCTGCGTCGAGGGGCTGCGCCGGACCCCGTTCCGGCCCTCGCCGTGGGCGGGGCCCGTCGCGCCCGTACTCGTCGTGGGCACGGACGACATGATGGTCAGGGGCACGGACGAGATCATCGGTGTTCTCGGTGCCGCCGAGCTGGTCACCGTGTCGGGTGACCACCAACAGGTGCTCATCGGCGACGAGTTCCGTCACACTGTGGTGAAGGTCCTCGCCCAGTGA
- the hpaD gene encoding 3,4-dihydroxyphenylacetate 2,3-dioxygenase — protein sequence MGEIVMAAKITHVPSIWLSIQPGKHYGIRRPAEEALTEIGRRARERGVDTFLVADSHWMNSIGFHLNGKERHQASYASHELPHFIHDLEYDYTGDPELAELFREEIAAGGQKARVHTYKDLGLEYATLVPMYFMNAGSDIRVLPIGCNIYSTIDENRRIGEALLRAVRRSDRKVAFLASGSLSHAFPPNEVAESLLNEVSSDFNRQIDHTVLEMWTQGRAAEFVQMLPDYNKRCTGEGAMADTAMLFGLLGWEDYTGKGEVLCPYFGSSGTGQVVVDFPLPQVPAA from the coding sequence GTGGGAGAAATCGTCATGGCGGCCAAGATCACTCATGTGCCGTCGATCTGGCTGTCCATCCAGCCCGGGAAGCACTACGGAATCCGCCGGCCGGCGGAGGAGGCGCTGACCGAGATCGGCCGGCGCGCCCGGGAGCGGGGCGTCGACACCTTCCTCGTGGCCGACAGCCACTGGATGAACAGCATCGGCTTCCATCTGAACGGCAAGGAGCGGCACCAGGCGTCCTACGCCAGCCACGAACTGCCGCACTTCATCCACGACCTGGAGTACGACTACACCGGCGACCCGGAGCTGGCCGAGCTGTTCCGGGAGGAGATCGCGGCCGGCGGACAGAAGGCCAGGGTCCACACCTACAAGGACCTGGGGCTGGAGTACGCCACGCTCGTGCCGATGTACTTCATGAACGCCGGATCGGACATCCGCGTGCTCCCGATCGGCTGCAACATCTACTCCACGATCGACGAGAACCGCAGGATCGGTGAGGCGCTGCTGCGCGCGGTGCGCCGCAGCGACCGCAAGGTGGCCTTCCTGGCCAGCGGCTCGCTGTCGCACGCCTTCCCGCCCAACGAGGTGGCCGAGTCGCTCCTCAACGAGGTCAGCAGCGACTTCAACCGCCAGATCGACCACACCGTGCTGGAGATGTGGACCCAGGGCAGGGCGGCGGAGTTCGTGCAGATGCTGCCCGACTACAACAAGCGCTGCACGGGCGAGGGGGCGATGGCCGACACGGCGATGCTCTTCGGCCTGCTCGGCTGGGAGGACTACACCGGCAAGGGCGAGGTGCTGTGCCCGTACTTCGGCAGCAGCGGCACCGGCCAGGTGGTGGTCGACTTCCCGCTCCCCCAGGTCCCGGCTGCCTGA
- a CDS encoding fumarylacetoacetate hydrolase family protein, whose protein sequence is MEHPLGLAPQKIIAVHLNYRSRAQERGRTPAAPSYFLKPPSSLSSSGRPVVRPAGCELLAFEGEIAIVMGTRAHQVPRERALDHVAGYAAANDFGVYDYKHADLGSNLRAKGQDGFTPVGPVLLTDTDPADLRLRTYVNGRLVQDAGTDELLFPFDLLIADLSRLMTLEPGDIVLAGTPAGSTVVRPGDVVEVELNDSGRLRSDIVAGEAPADLGARPQVTEATRAAAYGAGYTNPEQAPVLAPETEAALRSVSTATLSSQLRKRGIDHHFIEGVRPARPDLRMVGTARTLRYVPLREDVFAEIGSGMNAQKRTVEEIRPGEVLVIEARGDHGAGTLGDILAMRALRRGAAGVITDGGLRDSPSFAGLDLPAYYGVAHAAVLGRRHVPMDSQLPVSCGGVLVMPGDVLVGDAEGVVVIPPKLAAEVARDAAAQEAEEKFILDQVDQGASVDGLYPMNRAWRERYEKEHGAP, encoded by the coding sequence ATGGAGCATCCGCTCGGACTGGCGCCGCAGAAGATCATCGCGGTGCATCTCAACTACCGCAGCCGCGCCCAGGAGCGTGGTCGCACCCCGGCCGCACCTTCGTACTTCCTCAAACCGCCGTCGTCGCTGTCCAGTTCGGGCCGCCCGGTCGTGCGGCCCGCGGGGTGCGAACTGCTCGCCTTCGAGGGGGAGATCGCCATCGTCATGGGGACCCGGGCACACCAGGTCCCGCGTGAACGCGCTCTGGACCACGTGGCCGGCTACGCGGCGGCGAACGACTTCGGGGTCTACGACTACAAGCACGCCGACCTCGGCTCCAACCTCCGGGCCAAGGGCCAGGACGGCTTCACCCCCGTGGGCCCGGTGCTGCTGACGGACACCGACCCGGCGGACCTGCGGCTTCGCACCTATGTCAACGGGCGGCTCGTCCAGGACGCGGGCACCGACGAGCTGCTGTTCCCCTTCGACCTGCTCATCGCCGACCTCTCCAGGCTGATGACCCTGGAACCCGGCGACATCGTCCTCGCCGGTACGCCCGCCGGGTCCACCGTCGTGCGTCCGGGCGACGTGGTCGAGGTCGAACTCAACGACTCGGGGCGGCTGCGCAGCGACATCGTCGCGGGGGAGGCGCCCGCCGACCTCGGCGCACGGCCACAGGTGACCGAGGCGACCAGGGCGGCCGCTTACGGCGCGGGGTACACGAATCCCGAACAGGCCCCCGTACTGGCTCCGGAGACCGAGGCGGCGCTCCGGTCGGTGTCCACCGCGACCCTCTCCTCCCAGCTCCGCAAGCGCGGCATCGACCACCACTTCATCGAGGGGGTCCGCCCCGCCCGCCCCGATCTGCGGATGGTCGGCACGGCCCGCACCCTGCGCTACGTCCCGCTGCGCGAGGACGTCTTCGCCGAGATCGGCAGCGGGATGAACGCCCAGAAGCGCACCGTCGAGGAGATCCGCCCCGGCGAGGTGCTGGTCATCGAGGCCCGCGGCGACCACGGCGCGGGCACCCTCGGGGACATCCTGGCGATGCGCGCCCTGCGCCGGGGCGCCGCCGGGGTCATCACCGACGGAGGGCTGCGGGACAGCCCCTCCTTCGCCGGTCTGGACCTGCCCGCCTACTACGGCGTCGCGCACGCCGCCGTACTCGGCCGCCGGCACGTCCCGATGGATTCCCAACTCCCCGTCTCCTGCGGCGGTGTGCTGGTCATGCCGGGCGATGTGCTGGTCGGTGACGCCGAGGGCGTCGTCGTCATCCCGCCGAAGCTGGCCGCCGAGGTCGCGCGGGACGCCGCCGCCCAGGAGGCCGAGGAGAAGTTCATCCTCGACCAGGTCGACCAGGGCGCCTCGGTGGACGGCCTCTACCCCATGAACCGCGCCTGGCGTGAGCGCTACGAGAAGGAACACGGCGCCCCGTGA
- the dapA gene encoding 4-hydroxy-tetrahydrodipicolinate synthase, which translates to MKFRSDPASVRGSIAPVVTPFTAGGDLDLDSLRRLVRHQLAQGSHGISAGGSTGEPGSMSVEERIAVMAAVAEETADRVPFLPGTGSAKLDETLRLTAEAERLGADIALVITPYYARPTQEALFRWYATVASEFPDMPLVIYNVPSRTAVDIAPETVARLRRAHDNIVGIKETTKDFEHFSHVLNLCGRDFLMWSGIELLCLPLLAIGGIGFISAAANLAPATVSRMYTAYTEGDHKTALELHYALHPIVELLFVETNPAPAKWVLEQRGLIDSGHVRPPLIAPTDAGVARINELLAQSEGVA; encoded by the coding sequence ATGAAGTTCCGTTCGGACCCCGCGTCAGTCCGCGGGTCCATAGCCCCCGTGGTCACGCCGTTCACCGCCGGTGGAGACCTGGACCTGGACTCACTGCGCAGGCTGGTCCGCCACCAGCTGGCACAGGGCTCGCACGGCATCTCCGCCGGCGGCTCCACGGGTGAACCCGGGAGCATGAGCGTGGAGGAGCGGATCGCCGTGATGGCGGCGGTCGCCGAGGAGACGGCCGACCGTGTGCCGTTCCTGCCGGGCACCGGCTCCGCCAAGCTGGACGAGACGCTGAGGCTGACCGCGGAGGCGGAGCGACTGGGCGCCGACATCGCCCTGGTCATCACCCCGTACTACGCCCGGCCGACCCAGGAAGCGCTCTTCCGCTGGTACGCCACGGTCGCCTCCGAGTTCCCGGACATGCCGCTGGTCATCTACAACGTGCCGTCCCGGACGGCGGTCGACATCGCCCCGGAGACGGTGGCGCGGCTGCGCAGGGCCCACGACAACATCGTGGGCATCAAGGAGACCACCAAGGACTTCGAGCACTTCTCGCACGTCCTCAACCTCTGCGGCCGCGACTTCCTGATGTGGTCCGGCATCGAGCTGCTCTGTCTGCCGCTGCTGGCCATCGGCGGCATCGGCTTCATCAGCGCCGCCGCCAACCTGGCACCGGCGACCGTGTCGAGGATGTACACCGCGTACACCGAGGGCGACCACAAGACCGCCCTCGAACTGCACTACGCGCTCCACCCGATCGTCGAACTTCTCTTCGTCGAGACCAACCCGGCCCCGGCCAAGTGGGTGCTGGAGCAGCGCGGGCTGATCGACTCCGGACACGTCCGGCCGCCGCTGATCGCCCCCACCGACGCGGGCGTCGCGCGCATCAACGAACTACTGGCACAGAGCGAGGGAGTCGCGTAA
- the hpaE gene encoding 5-carboxymethyl-2-hydroxymuconate semialdehyde dehydrogenase, which translates to MNLEHYIGGKHVPSVSGATFTALEPSTNKPYLTVAAGQQEDVDAAVAAASAAFTEGPWPSMPAAGRAAVLRRIADAIESRDDRIAAMECRDTGLPITQARGQALRAAQNFRFFADVITTLGEDVYRVASAQLNYVIRKPVGVAGLITPWNTPFMLETWKLAPALASGCPVVLKPAEWSPLSASVLPEIMEEAGLPPGVFNVVHGIGEEAGAALVAHPDVPVISFTGETTTGKTIMRSASDHLKSLSMELGGKSPLVVFEDADLDRALDAAVFGVFSLNGERCTASSRILVHQPVYEEFVRRLAGRASRVRVGAPDDPATELGALVHPEHYDRVMEYVRIGTEEGARLVAGGSRPADLPEGNFLSATVFADVTEDMRIFQEEIFGPVVCVTPFADEAEALHLANATRYGLAAYLWTNDLRRTHRMSEAVEAGMVWVNSQNVRDLRTPFGGVKASGLGREGGEHSIDVYTESRIVHVATEDLPVSRFGTV; encoded by the coding sequence ATGAACCTGGAGCACTACATCGGCGGGAAGCACGTCCCCAGCGTTTCGGGTGCCACCTTCACCGCACTGGAGCCGTCCACCAACAAGCCCTACCTGACCGTCGCGGCCGGTCAGCAGGAGGATGTCGACGCCGCCGTCGCCGCCGCATCGGCGGCCTTCACCGAGGGCCCCTGGCCCTCGATGCCCGCGGCAGGGCGCGCCGCGGTGCTGCGCCGGATCGCCGACGCCATCGAGTCCCGCGACGACCGCATCGCCGCCATGGAGTGCCGGGACACCGGTCTGCCGATCACCCAGGCGCGTGGTCAGGCACTGCGCGCCGCGCAGAACTTCCGCTTCTTCGCCGACGTGATCACCACTCTCGGCGAGGACGTCTACCGGGTGGCCTCCGCCCAGCTCAACTACGTGATCCGCAAGCCGGTCGGAGTCGCCGGGCTGATCACTCCCTGGAACACCCCGTTCATGCTGGAGACCTGGAAGCTGGCGCCCGCGCTGGCCTCCGGCTGCCCGGTCGTCCTCAAGCCCGCCGAGTGGTCCCCGCTCTCCGCGAGCGTCCTCCCCGAGATCATGGAGGAGGCCGGGCTGCCGCCGGGCGTCTTCAACGTGGTCCACGGCATCGGCGAGGAGGCCGGAGCCGCCCTGGTGGCGCACCCGGACGTGCCGGTCATCTCCTTCACGGGGGAGACCACCACGGGCAAGACCATCATGCGGTCGGCCTCCGACCACCTGAAGTCGCTCTCCATGGAGCTGGGCGGGAAGTCGCCCCTGGTGGTCTTCGAGGACGCGGATCTGGACCGGGCGCTCGACGCGGCCGTCTTCGGCGTCTTCTCCCTCAACGGCGAGCGCTGCACGGCAAGTTCACGCATCCTGGTGCACCAGCCGGTGTACGAGGAGTTCGTGCGCCGGCTCGCCGGGCGGGCGTCCCGGGTGCGGGTCGGCGCCCCGGACGACCCGGCGACCGAGCTCGGCGCGCTCGTCCACCCGGAGCACTACGACCGGGTGATGGAGTACGTCCGGATCGGTACGGAGGAGGGCGCCCGCCTCGTCGCCGGCGGCTCGCGCCCGGCGGACCTGCCCGAGGGCAACTTCCTCTCGGCCACCGTCTTCGCCGACGTCACCGAGGACATGCGGATCTTCCAGGAGGAGATCTTCGGCCCGGTCGTGTGCGTCACCCCGTTCGCGGACGAGGCCGAGGCACTGCACCTGGCCAACGCCACCCGCTACGGTCTGGCGGCCTACCTCTGGACCAACGACCTGCGCAGGACGCACCGGATGAGCGAGGCGGTCGAGGCCGGCATGGTCTGGGTGAACTCCCAGAACGTACGCGATCTGCGCACCCCCTTCGGTGGCGTCAAGGCCAGCGGGCTCGGCCGGGAGGGCGGGGAGCACAGCATCGACGTCTACACCGAGTCGCGCATCGTCCACGTGGCCACCGAGGACCTGCCGGTCTCCCGATTCGGCACGGTCTGA
- a CDS encoding glutamine synthetase family protein, with the protein MDQLAGQGIDVVRVTFPDLMGTDRARDVLLDHFPSACEHGLAFCRAVYHTSPLGDTVDIAGGLDAGLPDISVRPDLSTLVPLPWEPGVAWCLGDATDTATGEPCAESPRDLLRSVLARWAKQGLRPVIGPELEYYLCDPAPEVPSGWKRYAEAPGNIYTAGRRGDPDRHLLRTLRHLRDLGLGVSAGNHEFSSGQFEINLTHSEALDAADRAFLFKAGVKELARDEGRMATFMAKPFNDEGGSGFHLHLSCDGDGGNAFDDPAGAYGLSDTARHAVAGIVAHAPALAALLNPTVNSYKRFGPDTLAPWLIDWGLDNRSAMVRIPPERGAGSRLELRLGDASANPYLGVAATLAAALLGVRAGEEPPAPLEGYGYDSSKAATLPMSLTAALDALEADDALIEILGKDFVNSFLAYKRDEVRRCERFVSDWEFTEYAYHL; encoded by the coding sequence ATGGACCAACTCGCCGGCCAGGGCATCGACGTCGTCCGGGTCACCTTCCCCGACCTCATGGGCACCGACCGCGCCCGGGACGTCCTGCTCGACCACTTCCCCTCGGCCTGCGAACACGGGCTCGCCTTCTGCCGCGCCGTCTACCACACCAGCCCCCTCGGCGACACGGTGGACATCGCCGGCGGTCTCGACGCGGGCCTTCCCGACATATCCGTCCGCCCCGACCTGTCCACCCTCGTGCCGTTGCCGTGGGAACCGGGGGTCGCCTGGTGCCTGGGCGACGCGACCGACACCGCCACCGGTGAGCCCTGCGCCGAGTCCCCGCGTGATCTGCTCCGCTCCGTGCTGGCCCGGTGGGCGAAGCAGGGACTGCGGCCGGTCATCGGGCCCGAGCTGGAGTACTACCTGTGCGACCCGGCGCCTGAGGTTCCGTCCGGCTGGAAGCGCTACGCGGAGGCTCCGGGCAACATCTACACGGCGGGCCGCCGCGGCGACCCGGACCGGCACCTGCTCCGCACCCTGCGCCACCTGCGCGACCTGGGACTGGGCGTCAGCGCGGGCAACCACGAGTTCAGCAGCGGCCAGTTCGAGATCAACCTCACGCACTCCGAGGCCCTGGACGCGGCCGACCGCGCCTTCCTCTTCAAGGCCGGGGTCAAGGAACTGGCCCGCGACGAGGGCAGAATGGCCACCTTCATGGCCAAACCCTTCAACGACGAGGGCGGTTCGGGCTTCCATCTGCACCTGTCCTGCGACGGCGACGGGGGCAACGCCTTCGACGACCCCGCCGGCGCGTACGGGCTGTCGGACACCGCCCGGCACGCCGTCGCCGGAATCGTCGCCCATGCCCCCGCGCTCGCCGCGCTCCTCAACCCGACCGTCAACTCGTACAAACGGTTCGGCCCCGACACCCTCGCCCCCTGGCTCATCGACTGGGGCCTGGACAACCGCAGCGCGATGGTCCGCATCCCCCCGGAACGGGGCGCGGGGTCCCGTCTCGAACTGCGGCTGGGTGACGCGAGCGCCAACCCGTACCTGGGCGTCGCCGCCACCCTCGCGGCCGCTCTGCTCGGCGTCCGGGCCGGGGAGGAGCCGCCCGCCCCGCTGGAGGGCTACGGCTACGACTCCTCGAAGGCGGCCACCCTGCCCATGAGCCTCACGGCGGCGCTCGACGCCCTGGAGGCCGACGACGCGCTCATCGAAATCCTCGGCAAGGACTTCGTGAACTCCTTCCTCGCCTACAAGCGCGACGAGGTGCGGCGCTGCGAACGGTTCGTCAGCGACTGGGAGTTCACGGAGTACGCGTACCACCTGTGA
- a CDS encoding nuclear transport factor 2 family protein codes for MSKNLDAVRGSYEASAAGDVNGLLSLLAPDARWTEMAGSPYAGTYTGAEEILTGVFQRLGDEWEDFQAVPEQYVDGHDTIAVVGTYTGTHRATGRRLAARFVHVWWCEDGVATRFEQFADTALLQEAPRAR; via the coding sequence ATGAGCAAGAATCTCGACGCGGTCCGCGGGTCCTACGAGGCGTCGGCCGCCGGGGACGTCAACGGACTGCTCTCCCTGCTCGCGCCGGACGCGCGGTGGACCGAGATGGCCGGTTCCCCCTATGCCGGCACCTACACCGGTGCCGAGGAGATCCTGACCGGGGTCTTCCAGCGGCTGGGCGACGAGTGGGAGGACTTCCAGGCGGTGCCCGAGCAGTACGTCGACGGGCACGACACGATCGCGGTCGTGGGTACCTACACCGGGACCCATCGCGCGACGGGCCGTCGCCTGGCCGCCCGCTTCGTCCATGTGTGGTGGTGCGAGGACGGCGTCGCGACCCGGTTCGAGCAGTTCGCCGACACCGCTCTCCTCCAAGAGGCCCCGCGGGCCCGATGA